Genomic window (Arachis hypogaea cultivar Tifrunner chromosome 13, arahy.Tifrunner.gnm2.J5K5, whole genome shotgun sequence):
CCAAACCTTTATAGGACTCGAGATGTTGTTTGATAGTAAAAGAACAACAAATAGATCTCGAATGTATCTTGCAGAAGCCCACGTGCTTGCTTCCAACATAGCGTCAATAAATTCTTTATCATCTTGCAACAAACCTAAAGCATAACACGCTTCCTTGAATGTTGAATACACAACACCATCTACCGTTCGAAGATGGATGAAACTCATGCACCCTTTCTGAATGTGCAGAAGAAGTCTGAGGTAATAGTCTTCTCCATTGCCACGCGGCACATGGGTCAACCTACCAATTGAAAACCCTTGCTTCCTTGGCATCCACATTGATATGTCCTCTTTCCATACAAATTTCTTAGAGAATTAGCTGTATGTAAGAGACCGGCCAAAAGTAAACAATTGATTAGTGAGCATCCATGCTAACAACTTGGTGAGCTTGCCATCCACCCTTTCTATGACATCAATGATGTTTTCATGATCTCTAAAGACAACTGGATATTCATTGGGTAAATGAAAAAGTAGTCTAATTACCGAAGGCTCTTTTTGTTGTATGTCATACCCAAATACCCTCCAAGCAGCCTCACAGGCAGATATGTACCTACAGTCATAATAATTACGTATCTCATCAACAACTTGTTGGCAATCACCATCACCTGTTGATTGATAAAAAGCAGCTGTGACCCTATCGTTGCCTTTGTGAACATACTTGAATAGATATTTTATTGCAGATGTCTGACATGTATGCTCGACATTAATGTGACAACCATACGTTAACAGCAGTGATGGATTGTAGGGTACAATGAAAGAATTGTCAAGAACTATgttcttttttaaaattgtgcACCAATTGTCAAGCCTTTTATACTTTGGGAACCCAGCTTCATCAATGATAGTCGTTCTTCGAAATTGTTTTGGGTAGAATTTAGAGCAACGACCATTGATTATGCAAGGACTGTTCTCTTATTATGACGACCACATGGTCCATGAACCATGAACTTCTCTACTGCTGCATAGAGCTTAGGTCTATGTAACTTATCTGGTATCTCAGCATAGATCATGTTGTCAATGTCATTTGGAGATTTAGGTGTGTGTTTGGGATCCACGAACAACAGAATATGAGCATGTGGTAAGCCGCATTTCTGAAATTCTACAATACATACATCTACAAAAAATTGGACAATGCGTTAAAGATATTAGATGAAATCTAGTTAAATAAAGAATAATGTATTATCACATGCAGTTATCTGGCCAAAGAATCTCCCGTGCTTAAAGTCCATAATAAGCTCATTCAACTTTATGTGAAAGATCCTAGACACTATGTCGGGTCAATCTTCAGCTTTAAGACCTATGTCCTTTAATAGACGTTTAATCTCATCCCATTCAGGATTGCATGTTATTGTGATAAAATAACTTGGGTATCCTGCATATTTGAAAATTGCAAAAgcatctttataattattaaacatATATCTTGGACCACCGGTGAAACTACTTGAAAGGATTATACGTTGACCAGTAGCCACATCATTTGCTTCACCTCTAACCAATGACTCACGTAGAGAGCTGTACTTATCAACCCTCAATTTAGGCTGGTTGTTTTGTATGAAGCTAAGACATTCAGACTCTATCATAGTGTAAGCATCCACCAAGAACTGCTGAAATAATCttctagaataaaataaaatgggaGAATCTTCAAATCTCATCTGAATTTGATATGAGAAGAAATCTCTCATGCTTATATTCTTTTTCTTATGTGAAGATGTACTTCCATGGCGTACAGAAGTTTCAATTCCTGGTCTAAAACCATCTTCTCTATACGAGAATAATAAGGGATACTGAAGGGGCAAGTACAATGGGTGAAGAACGTCAATCCTTTATAACTTCTTGGAAGTGGTTTCGATGATTATATCTCTGTCTAAAATAGATTCATCAATGTCTCTAACAATTAGAATAGCAACCTCTGAAGCAGTTGGTAAATTATATAGTCTTCCATCCTTAACCCTATTACGAATAAGCTTCATCTTAATATCCGGACTATTCTCATTCTTGAACCTTTCTCTAGCATAACGAAATCTTCTCGCCAGTTGATTATGGTTATCCAACATTTCCTTTAGGTCGTGGACAATTTGTCTTTCAATAGCGTTTGATGAATCAACGGAACTGGTATAAAgttaatgaaaataaattaaatcttatttttaaaagaattgaGAAATAATATTTCATCAACGTAAAAAAATTACAGAGTATTATATACCTCACAGAAAATATTCGATTTTCGATTTAATTCTATGTATCATAAATATAAAGCTGGGCAAATTTGGGCCTATTATTTTCAACTGGAAGTAAATTACCGATTGAATGGTAATTTTGACCGCTGATTGAAAATGTAGGTGGAGTTGAGCCATTATTGACGCTACGATTAATTTTTCCAGCTATCGACGTGAAAGCAAACATTGAATTAAACTTACGTATGTGTCTCCAAAAGTATCTTCCTTTTTCATTATCATTACAATGCAACTCTTCGAGACGGATAAGAACTTCTTTAAGATTTGGGAGCTCAACCTTTCCGTCCATGCAACATAATCCAAACTATGCAATTTTGTTTCTCACTTTTTGAGAGTCTCTCACCTTCTCACATTGCTGCTTTACaataaacacaattataaattgGATCACCAGCATCCCAAGTATCTGCATATGTATCAATTTTAAGATTgtgtaataataaaatattaataatataatttcataaattaaataaaaaaattacatgagTTACCTTCTTCAACTGAAGGAGTAAATGATGTACCACATACATTATGCTCTACGtctgaaaattattttttatataaattaaacaaaaccATACAGATAaattttatgtataaaatttttgttgttgtAATAAGTGATATAATAATAACTTTATTGTTATATGAATTATCACGATCAATGATATTATTATTCTCTAATACAATATCGTCAAATCCATCTATAAGGCATTTATGCAGAATTggatttaatattaaataaatagcgcatattaatatttattacacataaataaaataataccttCATGATCTTGATTATCTTCTAGAATTTCTGAATCACATTGATGGTTAACTGAATTGGTAATCTACCTGTTACGTTGGACTATAGATTGGGGTCTAACatttaaactaaaaaaga
Coding sequences:
- the LOC140177649 gene encoding uncharacterized protein, with protein sequence MRDFFSYQIQMRFEDSPILFYSRRLFQQFLVDAYTMIESECLSFIQNNQPKLRVDKYSSLRESLVRGEANDVATGQRYPSYFITITCNPEWDEIKRLLKDIDVCIVEFQKCGLPHAHILLFVDPKHTPKSPNDIDNMIYAEIPDKLHRPKLYAAVEKFMTSAIKYLFKYVHKGNDRVTAAFYQSTGDGDCQQVVDEIRNYYDCRYISACEAAWRVFGYDIQQKEPSKGCMSFIHLRTVDGVVYSTFKEACYALGLLQDDKEFIDAMLEASTWASARYIRDLFVVLLLSNNISSPIKVWEHCYHVLSEDILYSHRKAMHCEELQLSEEQILNLTLSKIEEKLQANGRSVKEYDQMPLSTIYALDGIDDPLIMDEMNFDLSLLKEELENNLPTMNLEQHETFDKVLSAVNDDVGGFFFVYGYSGTGKTYLYRTLSAAKRSRGEIILNVASSGTASLLLPNSHTTHLRFKIPLDLNEDSICLLVASFEAKTNMRLTVGANHTQLRQISQFAEWLLTIGDGLAGLPPHVLTLKEGVPVMLLRNIDQSNGLYNGTRLQEIKQVKWF